The sequence below is a genomic window from Betaproteobacteria bacterium.
AAGCAGGTCACCAGCGAAGACAACACTGGCTATAAAGTGATGCGCTGCGGAGACTTCACATTTCGTTCGATGAGCGATGACGGACGATTTGTGTTTAACAGGCTTACTCACTATGACGCGGGAGTAATCAGTCCAGCGTATGGCGTCTTCCGTGCGACAGATTGCAGTCCGGCGTTCTTGACGCACTTCATGAACTCATCATATTTCGCCAATGTGCTGAACCGAGAGTCGCAGGGGGGGACGCGTAAGGCTTTGCGCTTTTCTGCTATTGCATCTACGGAAATCGATTTTCCGTCTAGGCAACAGCAGGAAAACATTGCCCGCATTCTCGATTCCTCACGTAATGAAATCGATGTGGAGAAAGAACGCCTAACGCAACTTCAGCTCCAGATTCGAGGCCTGATGCAGAAACTCCTCACCGGCCAGTGGCGGGTGAAGGTGCCGGAAGCGGAGGCCGCGTGATGAATGCCTTCCACTTCGACGAAACCTACCTGTCGCAGATTCCGGCACTGCAAGTGCTGGTCAACCTCGGCTTCGAGTACCTGACACCCAACGAGGCACTGGCCGCGCGCGGCGGCAAGGCGGGTAACGTGCTGCTGGAAGAAATCCTGCGCGGGCAGTTGAAGGTGCAGAACCGCATCCAGCACAAGGGCGCGACCTGGCTGTTTTCAGAAGAGAACATCCAGAGCGCCATCCAGCGGCTGAAGAACGTGAAGTACGACGGCCTGCTCAAGACCAACGAGGTCATCTACGACCTGCTGACCTTGGGCGTGGCGCTGGAGCAGTCCATCGAGGGCGATGTGAAGAGTTTCACCCTCAACTACGTGGACTGGCGCAATTCGGCCAACAACGTCTATCACGTCACCGCCGAATTCTCAGTTGAGCGCACGCGCAGCTACGACACGGCGCGGCCCGACATCGTGCTGTTCGTGAACGGCATCCCCTTCGCGGTGATCGAGTGCAAGTCGCCGAAGGTGGAAGTCGAGCAGGCCATCTCGCAGATGATCCGCAACCAGCGCGATGAGTACATTCCGCGCCTGTTCACCTATGCGCAGATGGTGTTGGGCGTGAACAAGAACGACGCCCGCTACGCCACCACCGGCACGCCGGCTAAGTTCTGGTCGAAGTGGAAGGAAGATGTTTCCGATGCGGTACTCCAGCCCTTGCTGGAAAAGCCGCTGCCGGAACGGGTTAAGGCTTCATTGTTCGACATCGCCTTCCAGGAACTGGGTGTGCGGGAGGACCCTGCGCCCTACGTGGTCGGCCGGCAGGTCACAGAACAGGATCGGGCGCTCTATGCACTGTGCCGTCCGGAACGGCTGCTCGATTTGGCCTGGCAATACACGGTGTTCGATGGCGGCGTGCGCAAGATCGCGCGCTACCAGCAGTATTTCGCCATCCGGGAGATCGTCGCCCGGGTGAAACAGATCGACGAAACCGGAAAACGGCGGGGCGGCATCGTCTGGCACACCCAGGGTTCCGGCAAGTCGCTGACGATGGTGATGTTGGCCCGTGCTCTGGCGCTGGACCCGGAGATCAAGAATCCGCGCATCGTTCTGGTGACCGACCGGGTGGATCTGGACAAGCAACTCGGCAATACCTTCGCCGCCTGCGGCCTCTCGCCCGACCGCGCCGAGAGCGGGCGGCACCTCGTGGAACTGGTGGCCGACCACAAGGCACATATCGTCACTACGCTGGTGCACAAGTTCGACAAGGCGCTCAATTTCAAGAAATTCACCGACGACTCGCCCGACATCTTCGTGCTGGTGGATGAAACCCAGCGCACCCAGTTGGGTGGCTATTCGGCGCGGATGCGGCAGATGTTTTCTCGCGCCTGCTATATCGGCTTCACCGGCACGCCGCTGCTCACCCGCGAGAAGAGCGACGTATCGAAGTTCGGCGGCATCATTCACACCTATGCCATCGACCAGGCCGTGGCCGACGGCGCCATCGTGCCCTTGCTCTACGAGGGACGGATGGTGGAACTGGAACAGAACCAGAGCGCGATCGATGTTTGGTTTGAACGGCACACCAAGGGACTGACCGACCAGCAGAAGGCCGACCTGAAGAAGAAGTATGCCCGCGCCGAGATGCTCAACAAGGCAGAGCAGGTTATTTACATGCGGGCCTTCGACATCAACGAGCACTACAAACAGAATTGGCAGGGCACCGGCTTCAAGGCGCAGCTGGTCGCGCCCAACAAGGCTTCGGCTCTGGGTTACAAGGCGTTTCTCGACGAACTGGGCGAGGTAAGCAGCGAGGTCATCATCTCGCCGCCGGATGAGCGCGAGGGCTTCGACGAGGTCGATGCCGAGGAATCGACCGATGAGGTCGTTGCCTTCTGGCAGCGCATGATGAAGCGTTACGGTTCCGAGGAGGAATACAACAAGCAGATCGTCAATGCCTTCAAGTTCGGCGATGAACCGGAAATCCTGATTGTGGTCGACAAGTTGCTCACCGGTTTTGATGCGCCGCGCAATACGGTGCTGTATCTGACCCGACGCCTCAAGGATCACACCCTGCTCCAGGCCATCGCCCGCGTGAATCGTCTGTACGAGGATGACACCGGTGCCAAGGCCAAGGAATTCGGCTTCATCATCGACTATGTCGGTGTGCTCGGCGAACTGGACGAGGCGCTGACCACCTATAGCGCACTGGATGGCTATGACGAGTCAGATCTGCACGGCGCGCTGAGTTCCATCCACGAGGAAATCAAGCAACTGCCGCAGCGGCATTCGGACCTGTGGGATATCTTCAAGACGGTCAAGAATCGACAGGACGAAGAAGCGTTCGAGGCGCTGCTTGCCGACGAAAAGTTACGGGGCGATTTCTACGACCGCTTGTCTGTATTCGCCAAGACCCTCGCCGTCGCCATGTCGAGCGAGCAGTTCATCGAGCTGACGTCGGCGCAGCGCATTCAGTCCTACAAGAACGATCTCAAGCGCTTCGTGAATCTCAAGGCGGCGGTGAAGCTGCGCTACTCGGAATCCATCGACTATCGCGACTTCGAACCCAAGATCAAGAAGCTGCTCGACACCCATATCACGGCCAACGAGGTGGTTCGCCTCAATGCCCCGGTGAACATCTTCGACGAGCAAGCCTTCCAGAAGGTTGTCGAGGAGCAAGGGGCTGGCAAGGGCGCGGGTGCCAAGGCGGACATGATCGCCCACGCGACGAAACGGGCAATTACCGAACGGCTGGCGCAAGACCCGGCGTTCTATGAGAAGTTTTCCAAGCTGATCCAGCAGGCCATCGACGATTACCGGGCCAAGCGCATTACCGACCTGGAGTACCTGCAGCGCGTCACCGACATCAAGGACTCGGTAGTGCAGCGGAAATCCGATGATCTGCCGGCGGCGATTGCCGGCGACGAGGACGCGACGGCGGTCTATGGCTTGCTTCAACCGTTTGTTGCGGCTCACGTTGCCGATGCGGCGCAGGCCAGGCAAATTGCCGCCGAGACAGCCAAATCCGTGTGGGGCGTATTCCTGAGCAACCGTAAGGTAGGCTACTGGGACGACTTGGATGCCCAGCGGCGCACGATGAACGAAATCGATGACTACCTCTATGACGAGGTGAAAGGGCGGCAAGGCATTGAACTGACCACGGCAGAAATGGACGAGATCATCGAAAAAACGATGCACTTGGCACGTCACCGGATGGCGGGATGAAAACCGTGGTCGGAATGATCGAATACGGTCGCGAGACCATACGCTACGAAGTGCGATTCCTGCCTACTCGTCAGACGCTGGGTATCGAGGTGCACCCCGATCAGCGCGTCGTGATCCGAGCGCCGATGGGTTGCACGGAAGAGGTGATCGCAGAGCGGGTGCGCAAGCGTGCTCCCTGGATCAGTCGACAGATTACCGACTTCCAGCGCTACAACCCACGCACGCCGCAAAGGCAATACGTCAGCGGTGAGACACATCTTTACCTGGGGCGGCAATATCGGTTGAAAGTCGGCGTTGGCGAGACGGCATCGGTTCGGATGACGCGCGGCCAACTGATGGTGACAGTACCAGGTGCTGCCGATCCTGATCGTGTTCGGATGCTGCTGCATCGCTGGTATCTCGATCACGCGAGGCAAGTATTCAGTCAGGTTATCGATCAGTGTCTCGCCAAGTTCAAGGGCAATCCATCGCCTCGTCTGATTGTCCGGGCAATGCAATCGCGCTGGGGCAGTCTCTCGCAGGCCGGCAGCATGACGCTGAATGCCAATCTCGTCCGGGCACCACGCGCCTGCATCGAATACGTGGTGACCCATGAGTTGTGCCATATTCGGCATCGTGACCACGACGCGAATTTCTACCGGTTACTTGAGCGAGTGATGCCGGATTGGGAAACCAGGAAGCAACGGCTGGAAGCGGCACTACTATGAGGAGCGTCCCTGATGGTAGCTGAGCAGTGTTATGGGTTCGTGTGCTTCATTCCGTTGGATACGAGTGGGCCAAAGTTTTTCGGGTTCTCAGAATTTCTTGCCGGCCTCGCCTTGATGGTGCTGGCCTGGACAATCGCGGACGTACGCTACCACTTCCGTGTCAGGACTGCGCCGATTCCGCTACAGGGCATAACGTTCTTGGTCGTTGCCGCTGTGGGAGTTCTCACCCTTCTGACGGATTTGTGGCGCGCGGAAGGATGGCTCGTACCACGGGGAAACCTGCTGACACCTGCGTCGTGGCAAGCTGTTCTGGGCGGGCTGTTTCTGGCAACGTTCTTGACCTGGGCGTGGTTTGCCTTCATTAGGCCGCCCGTTTACGGCAAGAGGAATGCCGTGCGCTTTGCGCAGACCCTGTACCGCTTTATCCTCAAGGGATCTCCGAGCGAGTTGGGTGTCGTCGCCGACGAACTGGTCTACTCAGCCAGGTCACTGGTGCGCCACGCAACCGATAGGGGCGAACTGAAGAACTATCATGGCGAGCACCACGGTCAGAGGCGAACTGAACCTCCTTTGGTGGAGGGATATGCGAACGACCTATTCCTGCTGATCGCAGACAAGAGGTTTTGCCGCGCGATAGTGGAGTCGTCGCCCGGCACCGCGCTGGCCATCTTCCAGGAGATGGGCGAGGCGAAGAAATATGGCATTCAGGTGGAGACGTTCGCGAAGAACATTGTGAACGAGGCCTTGATGAACAGGGACTCCTTCATCTTCCACGAGGCCGAAGG
It includes:
- a CDS encoding type I restriction endonuclease subunit R, producing the protein MNAFHFDETYLSQIPALQVLVNLGFEYLTPNEALAARGGKAGNVLLEEILRGQLKVQNRIQHKGATWLFSEENIQSAIQRLKNVKYDGLLKTNEVIYDLLTLGVALEQSIEGDVKSFTLNYVDWRNSANNVYHVTAEFSVERTRSYDTARPDIVLFVNGIPFAVIECKSPKVEVEQAISQMIRNQRDEYIPRLFTYAQMVLGVNKNDARYATTGTPAKFWSKWKEDVSDAVLQPLLEKPLPERVKASLFDIAFQELGVREDPAPYVVGRQVTEQDRALYALCRPERLLDLAWQYTVFDGGVRKIARYQQYFAIREIVARVKQIDETGKRRGGIVWHTQGSGKSLTMVMLARALALDPEIKNPRIVLVTDRVDLDKQLGNTFAACGLSPDRAESGRHLVELVADHKAHIVTTLVHKFDKALNFKKFTDDSPDIFVLVDETQRTQLGGYSARMRQMFSRACYIGFTGTPLLTREKSDVSKFGGIIHTYAIDQAVADGAIVPLLYEGRMVELEQNQSAIDVWFERHTKGLTDQQKADLKKKYARAEMLNKAEQVIYMRAFDINEHYKQNWQGTGFKAQLVAPNKASALGYKAFLDELGEVSSEVIISPPDEREGFDEVDAEESTDEVVAFWQRMMKRYGSEEEYNKQIVNAFKFGDEPEILIVVDKLLTGFDAPRNTVLYLTRRLKDHTLLQAIARVNRLYEDDTGAKAKEFGFIIDYVGVLGELDEALTTYSALDGYDESDLHGALSSIHEEIKQLPQRHSDLWDIFKTVKNRQDEEAFEALLADEKLRGDFYDRLSVFAKTLAVAMSSEQFIELTSAQRIQSYKNDLKRFVNLKAAVKLRYSESIDYRDFEPKIKKLLDTHITANEVVRLNAPVNIFDEQAFQKVVEEQGAGKGAGAKADMIAHATKRAITERLAQDPAFYEKFSKLIQQAIDDYRAKRITDLEYLQRVTDIKDSVVQRKSDDLPAAIAGDEDATAVYGLLQPFVAAHVADAAQARQIAAETAKSVWGVFLSNRKVGYWDDLDAQRRTMNEIDDYLYDEVKGRQGIELTTAEMDEIIEKTMHLARHRMAG
- a CDS encoding M48 family metallopeptidase — protein: MKTVVGMIEYGRETIRYEVRFLPTRQTLGIEVHPDQRVVIRAPMGCTEEVIAERVRKRAPWISRQITDFQRYNPRTPQRQYVSGETHLYLGRQYRLKVGVGETASVRMTRGQLMVTVPGAADPDRVRMLLHRWYLDHARQVFSQVIDQCLAKFKGNPSPRLIVRAMQSRWGSLSQAGSMTLNANLVRAPRACIEYVVTHELCHIRHRDHDANFYRLLERVMPDWETRKQRLEAALL